The following proteins are co-located in the Microcystis wesenbergii NRERC-220 genome:
- a CDS encoding DNA cytosine methyltransferase, whose protein sequence is MTQVNLQKAANILGVTTAEILTWQKKKLIKGQKINQVDWLFDLEQLTNLKNNQSPGELRILQTVEPTNYTVIELFAGCGGMALGLENAGLKTQLLVEINQDCVNTLRLNRPQWNVINQDIKKIEFSDFRDKIDIVAGGFPCQPFSYAGLGKGLEDLRGSLFFEFARCLQEVQPKIAIAENVRGLLSNKKGEPLQLMLQALQEIGYYAAYQVLSAQFLDVPQKRERLIIIATRQDLNIKPIFPQYKNYTISLKKALENCPSSPGVEYKERKKEIMSLVPPGGNWRNLPMDIQKEYMKNSLKNHGGRTGYAKRLSWDEPALTITCSPAQTQTERCHPQETRPLTVREYARVQSFPDDWQFTGNLTSQYRQIGNAVPVNMAYHLGGCLINILQGDYLGETQPKTEQLSIPGLEVN, encoded by the coding sequence ATGACTCAGGTAAATCTACAAAAAGCCGCTAATATTCTCGGTGTAACTACCGCAGAAATACTAACATGGCAAAAGAAAAAATTAATCAAAGGTCAGAAAATTAATCAAGTTGATTGGTTATTTGATCTCGAGCAATTAACCAATCTTAAAAATAACCAATCCCCTGGAGAATTGAGAATTTTACAAACTGTTGAGCCAACTAATTACACAGTTATCGAATTATTTGCTGGCTGTGGTGGTATGGCTTTAGGTTTAGAAAATGCGGGACTAAAAACGCAATTACTGGTGGAAATTAATCAAGATTGTGTTAATACTTTAAGACTCAATCGACCGCAATGGAATGTTATAAATCAAGACATAAAAAAGATTGAATTTTCTGATTTTAGAGACAAAATAGATATTGTAGCTGGAGGTTTTCCCTGCCAACCTTTTAGTTATGCTGGGTTAGGGAAAGGATTAGAAGATTTGAGAGGGAGCTTATTTTTTGAATTTGCTCGTTGTTTACAGGAAGTGCAACCTAAAATCGCTATAGCCGAAAATGTTCGAGGATTATTAAGCAATAAAAAAGGAGAACCCCTCCAATTAATGCTGCAAGCTTTACAGGAAATCGGTTATTATGCTGCTTATCAAGTTTTATCGGCTCAATTTCTCGATGTTCCCCAAAAAAGAGAAAGATTAATTATTATCGCCACCCGTCAAGACCTAAATATTAAACCCATTTTTCCCCAATATAAAAACTATACTATTTCTCTGAAAAAAGCTCTAGAGAATTGTCCAAGTTCTCCAGGAGTAGAATATAAAGAAAGAAAAAAAGAGATTATGTCTTTAGTTCCCCCAGGAGGAAATTGGCGGAATTTGCCGATGGATATTCAAAAAGAATATATGAAAAATAGTCTCAAAAATCACGGCGGACGGACAGGATATGCTAAAAGATTATCTTGGGATGAACCAGCTTTAACTATTACCTGTAGTCCTGCACAAACCCAAACAGAAAGATGCCATCCCCAAGAAACTCGTCCTTTGACTGTGAGAGAATATGCACGAGTGCAGTCCTTTCCCGATGATTGGCAATTTACCGGTAATTTAACCTCTCAATATCGACAGATTGGTAACGCGGTTCCCGTTAATATGGCCTATCATCTTGGTGGCTGTTTAATTAATATATTGCAAGGGGATTATCTGGGGGAAACACAGCCAAAAACTGAACAGTTAAGCATTCCGGGGTTAGAAGTTAATTAA
- a CDS encoding Bpu10I family restriction endonuclease translates to MNEFSRPHYTKLTACLNNPRLPEADRERLEEAIIKYRQWIIELESINSSQADAVEKLVSATNRYKRFIELDLIFDSSDNFLYRQKGQLKLDNTILEEFLPQLVFRSLQGIDNSFELGPRNTFSGLSFLSSLGNIGQGGQANIRSKNQDFILGKKLYLKSSFDPEFQNYELIESHLGYVCAECKTNLDKTMFQEAVATSRDLKIAVPNSLYFLICEFLDMTPVSIISTQIDDVLIIRKTKRMTANLRQEYRSSKARQLHRQEYVDFLDASQYYPDVFQRMIDKIQTHIDNTNPSLENVLYQGYF, encoded by the coding sequence ATGAACGAATTTTCCCGTCCTCACTACACAAAACTAACTGCCTGTCTTAACAATCCTCGGTTGCCAGAAGCTGATCGGGAACGTTTAGAAGAAGCTATTATAAAATATCGCCAGTGGATTATCGAGTTAGAATCGATTAATTCTAGTCAAGCAGATGCAGTAGAAAAGCTAGTGTCAGCTACTAACCGATATAAGCGTTTTATTGAACTTGACTTGATTTTTGATAGTTCAGATAACTTTTTGTATAGACAGAAGGGACAGTTAAAATTAGATAATACTATATTAGAAGAATTTTTACCGCAGCTCGTTTTCCGTAGTTTACAAGGAATAGATAACTCTTTTGAATTGGGTCCAAGAAATACCTTCTCTGGACTAAGTTTCCTATCCTCTCTCGGCAATATTGGTCAAGGTGGTCAAGCAAATATTAGAAGCAAAAATCAGGATTTTATACTGGGCAAAAAGTTATATCTAAAGTCATCTTTTGATCCAGAATTTCAAAATTATGAATTGATTGAGTCTCATCTTGGCTATGTTTGTGCAGAGTGCAAAACTAATTTAGATAAAACTATGTTTCAGGAAGCTGTAGCCACAAGTAGAGATTTAAAAATTGCCGTTCCTAACTCTTTATATTTTTTGATTTGCGAATTTCTTGATATGACACCAGTTTCAATAATTTCTACTCAAATTGATGATGTGTTAATTATACGAAAAACTAAGCGTATGACCGCTAATCTTCGACAAGAGTATCGCTCCTCAAAAGCAAGACAGCTGCACAGACAGGAATATGTAGATTTTTTGGATGCTTCTCAATATTATCCCGATGTGTTTCAAAGGATGATCGATAAAATACAAACTCATATTGATAATACAAATCCATCACTGGAAAATGTTTTATATCAAGGATATTTCTAA
- a CDS encoding DNA methyltransferase, with product MPDFDQPIPQEKLDIIEKTRANLFAWRGQFSPQLIETILSFYCPSNSVILDPFVGSGTVLLEASYLSLEAYGFEINPAAYIMSHTYEFINDSQKKEVLKNLRNIIDQEFTLRIFEVSDQVENLVYKLQNTRNMLPDRSKVLFDALVIILDVCKNKITQEFIQKKFLHLSNIITKLPYSQKPIRVGLSDARSLPLKNNQIDFVVTSPPYINVFNYHQNYRQSAEILGWDLLKIAKSEIGSNRANRSNRFYTVVQYCLDMGDILKELARVSKQQARIVLIVGQESNVLGVPFYNADIIEKIGVKAKLFQKVLRQKRKFKNKFGKVIIEDIINFINLNNQVSQEVIEQISREVAFEVLESSRLFVSSENQLCLESAIAKVNNIQKTPILDKRLYINPVNI from the coding sequence TTGCCAGATTTTGATCAACCTATACCCCAAGAAAAACTTGACATTATTGAGAAAACTAGAGCCAATTTATTTGCTTGGCGAGGTCAGTTTTCACCCCAACTGATAGAGACTATTTTAAGTTTCTATTGCCCATCTAATTCGGTCATCCTCGATCCTTTTGTGGGTAGCGGAACTGTTTTGCTAGAGGCAAGTTATTTATCCCTAGAAGCTTATGGATTTGAGATTAATCCCGCTGCTTATATCATGAGTCATACCTATGAATTTATCAATGATTCTCAAAAAAAAGAAGTTCTTAAAAACCTGAGAAATATCATCGATCAAGAATTTACTTTGAGAATTTTTGAAGTCAGTGACCAAGTAGAAAATTTAGTATATAAATTGCAAAATACTAGGAATATGCTACCGGATCGGTCAAAGGTTTTATTTGATGCTTTGGTAATCATTCTTGATGTATGTAAGAATAAAATTACTCAGGAATTTATTCAGAAAAAATTTTTACATCTTAGCAATATAATTACTAAGCTACCTTACTCTCAAAAGCCGATCAGGGTTGGATTATCTGATGCTCGTTCTCTACCACTAAAAAATAATCAGATAGATTTTGTTGTGACTTCTCCACCCTATATAAATGTTTTTAATTACCATCAAAATTATCGTCAATCTGCTGAAATCTTAGGATGGGATTTACTCAAGATAGCCAAGTCAGAAATTGGCTCTAATAGAGCAAATAGGAGTAATCGTTTCTACACTGTAGTACAATACTGTTTAGATATGGGTGACATTTTAAAGGAACTGGCAAGAGTCAGCAAGCAGCAAGCAAGAATTGTTTTAATTGTAGGACAAGAATCTAACGTTCTTGGCGTACCTTTTTATAATGCTGATATTATTGAAAAAATAGGTGTCAAAGCCAAGCTATTTCAGAAAGTATTAAGACAAAAAAGAAAATTTAAGAATAAATTTGGTAAAGTTATTATAGAGGATATAATTAATTTTATCAACTTAAATAATCAAGTTAGCCAAGAGGTAATAGAACAAATTTCTAGAGAGGTAGCATTCGAGGTATTGGAAAGCAGTAGGCTTTTTGTATCTTCAGAAAACCAGCTATGTTTAGAATCAGCAATTGCCAAAGTCAATAATATTCAAAAAACACCAATTTTAGATAAGAGATTATATATTAATCCTGTTAATATTTGA
- a CDS encoding vitamin K epoxide reductase family protein, with protein sequence MRRRSVPWIHRYSRPLIGGVSIVGAILTGYLTITKLTGGAAACTAGASDGAGCSGVLNSPYATVFGLPLSLFGFLAYIAMAVFALSPLFINGETQKNIRKSLENNTWLLLLAGATAMAVFSGYLMYILATELKELCPYCITSALFALTLLILTIIGREWEGLGQIILPMVVVAMITFVGTLAVYAGVNSPTVAGGKEEITRPMTAATPPYGWEVTTVSGKAEIALAKHLKAIGAKEYGAFWCPHCYDQKQLFGKEAGEILKKEGVYIECDPQGVNGNPQACRDAGIKGFPTWIIKGQEYSGTQRLEKLAEVSGYTGPMNFKYTVPGRN encoded by the coding sequence ATGCGTCGTCGTTCTGTACCTTGGATTCATCGCTACTCCCGGCCCCTAATTGGGGGCGTTTCGATCGTGGGGGCGATTCTGACCGGCTATTTAACCATTACCAAACTGACGGGAGGGGCTGCTGCCTGTACTGCCGGGGCTAGTGATGGGGCTGGTTGTAGTGGTGTTCTTAATAGTCCCTACGCTACGGTTTTCGGGCTGCCCTTGAGTTTGTTCGGTTTTTTGGCCTATATTGCCATGGCGGTTTTTGCCCTCAGTCCTCTATTTATTAATGGGGAAACTCAGAAAAATATCCGCAAAAGTTTAGAAAATAATACTTGGTTATTGCTGTTAGCGGGGGCGACGGCGATGGCGGTATTTAGTGGTTATTTAATGTATATTCTAGCCACGGAATTAAAGGAATTGTGTCCCTACTGCATTACTTCGGCTTTGTTCGCTTTAACCTTATTAATTCTTACAATTATCGGTCGCGAATGGGAAGGTTTAGGACAAATTATACTGCCGATGGTTGTAGTGGCAATGATTACTTTTGTGGGAACTTTAGCGGTTTATGCGGGAGTAAATTCCCCGACGGTGGCAGGAGGAAAAGAAGAAATTACCCGGCCAATGACAGCGGCTACACCTCCCTACGGTTGGGAAGTAACCACGGTTTCGGGAAAAGCAGAAATCGCCCTGGCTAAACATTTAAAAGCAATTGGTGCGAAGGAATACGGGGCTTTTTGGTGTCCCCACTGTTACGATCAAAAACAGTTATTTGGTAAGGAAGCGGGAGAAATCCTCAAAAAAGAAGGGGTTTATATCGAATGCGATCCCCAAGGGGTTAATGGTAATCCCCAAGCTTGTCGCGATGCCGGAATTAAAGGTTTCCCCACTTGGATTATTAAGGGTCAAGAATATTCGGGAACCCAAAGATTAGAGAAATTGGCGGAGGTTTCTGGTTATACTGGCCCGATGAATTTTAAATATACAGTTCCGGGGCGCAATTAG
- the btpA gene encoding photosystem I biogenesis protein BtpA produces MNLIATFKTKNPIIGVVHLAPLPTSPRWGGSLKTVIERAEQEATALAAGGVDGLIIENFFDAPFTKQQVDPAVVSAMTLIVDRIKNLVVLPIGLNVLRNDAHSALAIATCVNAQFIRVNVLTGVMATDQGIIEGQAHELLRYRRELGSEVKILADVLVKHARPLGTPNLTTAVQDTIERGLADGVILSGWATGSPPSFEDLELAVAAAKGTPVFIGSGADLDNIGRLLPAADGVIVASSLKRHGKITEPVDPIRVSQFVETARLINDQKAKINNSLPSLPLST; encoded by the coding sequence GTGAACTTAATTGCAACTTTCAAGACAAAAAACCCGATTATTGGCGTGGTTCATCTCGCCCCCCTGCCCACTTCCCCCCGTTGGGGTGGCAGTCTCAAGACGGTGATCGAGCGGGCTGAACAGGAGGCGACGGCTTTGGCTGCCGGTGGTGTTGATGGTTTGATTATCGAGAATTTTTTTGATGCCCCCTTTACTAAGCAACAGGTGGATCCAGCCGTGGTTAGTGCCATGACTTTAATTGTCGATCGCATTAAAAATCTGGTGGTCTTACCGATCGGTCTTAATGTTCTCCGCAATGATGCCCATAGTGCCTTAGCGATCGCTACCTGTGTCAATGCCCAATTTATTCGGGTTAATGTGCTAACGGGGGTTATGGCTACCGATCAAGGCATTATTGAGGGTCAAGCCCACGAACTCCTGCGTTATCGGCGCGAATTGGGGTCTGAGGTCAAAATTTTAGCGGATGTTTTGGTTAAACACGCCCGCCCCTTGGGAACCCCTAATCTGACTACGGCGGTGCAAGATACGATCGAACGGGGACTGGCAGACGGGGTGATCCTCTCCGGTTGGGCCACCGGTAGCCCCCCCAGTTTTGAGGATTTGGAACTAGCAGTGGCGGCGGCCAAGGGAACACCGGTTTTTATCGGCAGCGGGGCTGATTTGGACAATATCGGGCGGTTACTGCCGGCTGCTGATGGGGTGATCGTGGCTAGTTCCCTCAAGCGTCATGGCAAAATTACCGAACCGGTGGATCCGATCCGGGTGTCGCAATTTGTGGAAACGGCCCGCCTGATCAACGATCAAAAGGCAAAAATTAATAATTCTCTGCCTTCTTTGCCTCTGTCCACATAA
- the rimO gene encoding 30S ribosomal protein S12 methylthiotransferase RimO encodes MGNKPTIAISHLGCEKNRIDSEHMLGLLAKAGYPVDNDEELADYVIVNTCSFIQAAREESVRTLVELAEANKKIIISGCMAQHFQDELLTELPEAVAIVGTGDYQKIVEIVERVETGERVKEVSTDPTFIADENLPRYRTTTEGVAYLRVAEGCDYRCAFCIIPHLRGDQRSRSIESIVAEARQLASQGVQELILISQITTNYGLDLYGEPKLAELLRALGEVDIPWIRVHYAYPTGLTPKVIEAIRETPNVLPYLDLPLQHSHPHILRAMNRPWQGRVNDGIIERIKQAIPNAVLRTTFIVGFPGETEEHFSHLLEFVKRHEFDHVGVFTFSAEEGTAAFDLPDPVPQAIMDERRERLMLTQQPISERKNQAYIGHTVDVLIEQENPETGELIGRSARFSPEVDGLVYVTGEAILGAIVQVRITAADTYDLYGEIV; translated from the coding sequence ATGGGCAATAAGCCAACCATCGCTATCTCACACCTGGGCTGTGAGAAAAACCGGATCGACTCCGAGCATATGTTAGGACTGCTGGCCAAGGCCGGCTATCCCGTAGATAATGACGAGGAGTTGGCCGATTACGTTATCGTTAATACCTGTAGTTTCATTCAAGCAGCTAGAGAAGAATCCGTTCGCACCCTCGTGGAACTGGCGGAAGCTAATAAAAAAATTATTATCTCCGGCTGTATGGCCCAACATTTCCAAGATGAACTGCTGACGGAATTGCCGGAAGCCGTGGCCATTGTCGGCACAGGGGATTATCAGAAAATCGTCGAGATCGTGGAACGGGTAGAGACGGGAGAACGAGTCAAAGAAGTCAGCACCGATCCCACTTTTATCGCCGATGAAAATCTGCCCCGTTATCGCACCACTACCGAAGGAGTCGCCTATCTGCGGGTGGCCGAAGGCTGCGATTATCGCTGTGCTTTCTGTATTATTCCCCACCTGCGCGGCGATCAGCGATCGAGATCGATCGAGTCGATTGTGGCCGAAGCGCGACAATTAGCCAGCCAAGGAGTCCAAGAATTAATTCTCATTTCGCAAATAACAACCAATTATGGGTTAGACTTATATGGCGAACCCAAATTAGCGGAACTCTTGCGAGCGCTGGGAGAAGTCGATATACCTTGGATTCGCGTTCACTACGCTTACCCGACCGGGTTAACGCCAAAGGTTATCGAGGCGATCCGAGAGACCCCGAATGTTTTACCCTATCTAGACTTGCCGCTACAACATTCCCATCCCCACATCCTGCGGGCGATGAACCGTCCCTGGCAAGGACGAGTCAACGATGGCATTATCGAGCGGATCAAGCAAGCTATCCCGAACGCGGTTTTACGAACGACTTTTATCGTCGGTTTCCCCGGAGAAACCGAGGAACATTTCAGCCATCTGCTGGAATTTGTCAAGCGTCATGAGTTCGATCACGTCGGGGTGTTTACCTTCTCCGCCGAAGAAGGTACAGCCGCTTTTGACCTGCCCGATCCAGTGCCACAGGCAATTATGGACGAACGCCGCGAAAGGTTGATGTTAACTCAGCAACCAATCTCGGAGCGCAAAAATCAAGCTTATATCGGTCACACTGTCGATGTTCTCATCGAACAGGAAAACCCAGAAACAGGAGAATTAATCGGGCGTTCCGCTCGTTTTTCCCCGGAAGTGGATGGCTTGGTTTATGTGACAGGGGAGGCGATTCTAGGTGCGATCGTGCAAGTCCGAATCACTGCGGCCGATACCTACGATCTCTACGGCGAAATAGTCTAA
- a CDS encoding DEAD/DEAH box helicase, whose product MTTGFNNLGLSDSRLQHLETLGFTTPTEIQTKAIPLLLEGHDMVGMSQTGTGKTAAYSLPLLERMDTKNPNVQALILTPTRELAQQVASAIKDFSDDRRLFILTVCGGQSMERQIRSLEKGVQIVVGTPGRVIDLLDRKKLHLESLNWVVLDEADEMLSMGFIDDVKKILQASPSTRQTACFSATMPREIRDLIANFLKSPVSVTVSQPQAAPAKIEQKIYLIPRGWTKLKVLQPLLEIEPLESAIIFVRTKQTAAELTSKLQEAGQTVDEYHGNLSQVQRERLVQRFREGKIKLVVATDIAARGLDVENLSHVINYDLPDNAETYIHRIGRTGRAGKTGTAISLVEPIDRRLLRQIEQRLRQRLESSPIPSRAEVEAKRLAKLQNQLKEALSGERMASFLPLVRDLSEEYDPQAIAAAALQMIYDQNCPQWMKTDWEVPAATSSKPVINKTPRSGGNKYPSKSNNRPSLDKKIVFQER is encoded by the coding sequence ATGACCACTGGTTTCAACAATTTAGGTTTATCCGATAGCCGTCTTCAACACCTAGAAACGCTTGGATTCACCACCCCCACGGAAATTCAAACCAAAGCCATCCCTCTCCTTCTAGAAGGGCATGACATGGTAGGAATGTCACAAACGGGAACCGGCAAAACCGCCGCCTATTCCCTGCCTTTACTGGAACGCATGGACACCAAAAATCCTAACGTTCAAGCTTTAATCCTCACCCCCACCCGGGAATTAGCCCAACAGGTAGCCAGCGCCATCAAAGATTTCTCTGATGATCGTCGTCTCTTTATCCTGACAGTCTGTGGTGGTCAATCCATGGAACGTCAGATCCGCAGTCTGGAAAAAGGTGTCCAGATTGTGGTCGGGACTCCCGGCCGGGTAATCGATCTGCTCGATCGCAAAAAACTCCATCTAGAATCCCTAAACTGGGTAGTCCTCGATGAAGCGGACGAAATGCTCAGTATGGGTTTTATCGATGATGTTAAGAAAATTCTGCAAGCATCCCCCTCCACCCGTCAAACCGCCTGTTTCTCGGCAACTATGCCCCGGGAAATCCGCGATTTAATCGCTAATTTCTTGAAATCTCCCGTTTCTGTGACGGTTTCTCAACCCCAGGCCGCTCCTGCTAAGATCGAGCAGAAAATTTATCTGATCCCTCGCGGTTGGACAAAATTAAAAGTCCTGCAACCCCTGTTAGAGATCGAACCCCTAGAATCGGCGATTATTTTCGTCCGCACCAAGCAAACCGCAGCCGAATTAACCAGCAAACTGCAAGAAGCGGGGCAAACGGTGGATGAATACCACGGTAACTTAAGCCAAGTGCAACGGGAACGACTGGTGCAACGTTTCCGCGAGGGCAAAATTAAATTGGTGGTAGCCACAGATATCGCGGCCCGCGGTCTAGATGTGGAAAATCTCAGCCACGTTATTAACTATGATCTGCCAGATAATGCCGAAACCTATATTCACCGCATTGGCCGCACCGGCCGCGCTGGTAAAACAGGAACTGCTATATCCTTAGTAGAACCGATTGATCGGCGTTTATTACGTCAGATTGAACAGCGTCTGCGTCAACGTCTGGAATCTAGTCCCATTCCTAGTCGTGCCGAAGTAGAAGCAAAACGCCTGGCCAAGCTGCAAAATCAGCTAAAAGAGGCTTTATCGGGGGAACGTATGGCTTCTTTCTTGCCTTTAGTGCGGGATTTAAGTGAAGAATACGATCCCCAAGCGATCGCGGCTGCTGCCCTGCAAATGATCTACGATCAAAATTGTCCCCAGTGGATGAAAACCGATTGGGAAGTTCCCGCAGCGACGAGCAGTAAACCGGTGATCAATAAAACTCCCCGCAGTGGTGGTAATAAGTATCCCTCTAAGTCGAATAACCGTCCTTCCCTGGACAAAAAAATCGTCTTTCAAGAACGTTAA
- a CDS encoding DUF4332 domain-containing protein: MNRSQLIHRQSWLIEHLPGLSDQDCQKLKDCGIDTTAQLLQKVLPQLGKEKLAVRMQIQAKHINKWGAMAELASIPAVGCQYCGLLVHAGIASIPQLAQTSIQQLHRQILRFQVANLQRRDLCPDIAVMLAWIEQAKILTRELK; this comes from the coding sequence ATGAATCGATCGCAACTTATCCACAGGCAAAGCTGGTTAATTGAACATTTGCCGGGGTTAAGTGACCAAGATTGCCAAAAATTAAAGGATTGCGGTATCGATACCACCGCACAACTTTTGCAAAAAGTTCTTCCGCAATTGGGTAAGGAAAAATTAGCGGTAAGAATGCAAATTCAGGCTAAACATATTAATAAGTGGGGGGCAATGGCGGAATTAGCCTCGATTCCCGCCGTGGGTTGTCAATACTGCGGTTTGCTGGTTCATGCCGGTATTGCTTCCATCCCGCAATTGGCACAGACATCAATTCAGCAATTGCATCGACAGATTCTCCGCTTTCAGGTGGCTAATCTGCAAAGACGCGATTTATGTCCCGATATTGCGGTGATGTTAGCTTGGATTGAACAGGCGAAAATCTTAACCAGAGAGTTAAAATAA
- a CDS encoding phenylpyruvate tautomerase MIF-related protein, translating into MPLIKIQTSVTSPDDETVNQLLQSLSAKLAKHLVKPESYVMTALESGIKMTFAGTFEPVCYVEIKSVGSISAAQTKSMSSDFCQEIEAYLGIPKNRIYLEFAEAKGDLWGWNGTTFG; encoded by the coding sequence ATGCCTCTAATTAAAATTCAAACTTCTGTCACCTCCCCCGATGATGAGACTGTTAATCAACTTTTGCAGAGTCTTTCGGCTAAATTAGCTAAACATCTGGTAAAACCCGAATCCTATGTGATGACAGCTTTAGAATCGGGTATAAAAATGACTTTTGCTGGCACTTTTGAGCCGGTGTGTTATGTGGAGATTAAAAGTGTTGGTTCTATTTCCGCCGCTCAAACTAAAAGCATGAGTAGTGATTTTTGTCAAGAAATTGAGGCTTATTTAGGAATACCGAAAAATCGCATTTATCTAGAATTTGCCGAGGCGAAAGGTGATCTTTGGGGATGGAATGGCACTACTTTTGGCTAA
- a CDS encoding Uma2 family endonuclease produces the protein MTTLDISAEVTCPPTDLWSDEPPLESDLHLQQIIILLSCLELLWQEKNDYYASGNLTIYYNEEQLKKRDFCGPDFFVVLDTEKRPRKSWVVWGEQGKYPNVIVEIISDSTANIDRNKKKILYQNTFRTPNYFWFDPNTLELQGFRLIEGQYQAIAANEQGYLWSEQLGLYLGIFDRKLRYFTVDGQLVPTPQEAELEQRQAKERILLEKERILLEKEQALLEKERILLEKEQALLEKEQERQAKEKLAAKLRELGINPQTI, from the coding sequence ATGACGACTCTCGACATTTCAGCAGAAGTTACCTGTCCCCCCACCGATTTATGGAGTGATGAACCACCCTTGGAAAGTGATTTACACCTGCAACAGATCATAATTCTTCTCAGTTGTCTAGAATTATTATGGCAAGAGAAAAACGATTACTACGCTTCTGGTAATCTGACTATCTACTATAACGAAGAACAACTGAAAAAGCGCGATTTCTGTGGTCCAGATTTTTTTGTGGTTTTAGATACAGAAAAACGTCCCCGCAAAAGTTGGGTGGTTTGGGGAGAACAGGGTAAATATCCCAATGTAATCGTCGAGATTATTTCCGATTCTACGGCCAATATTGACCGCAATAAAAAGAAAATTCTCTACCAAAATACTTTTCGCACTCCTAATTATTTTTGGTTCGATCCTAATACCTTAGAATTGCAAGGATTTAGACTAATTGAGGGACAATATCAAGCTATTGCTGCCAATGAGCAGGGTTATCTATGGAGTGAACAGTTAGGATTATATTTAGGCATATTTGACCGTAAACTGCGTTATTTTACCGTCGATGGTCAACTGGTTCCCACTCCCCAAGAAGCTGAATTAGAGCAAAGACAAGCAAAGGAACGGATTCTTTTAGAAAAAGAACGGATTCTTTTAGAAAAAGAACAGGCTCTTTTAGAAAAAGAACGGATTCTTTTAGAAAAAGAACAAGCTCTTTTAGAAAAAGAACAAGAACGACAAGCTAAGGAAAAATTAGCGGCAAAATTACGAGAATTAGGCATCAATCCCCAGACAATTTAG
- the cobO gene encoding cob(I)yrinic acid a,c-diamide adenosyltransferase, producing MQLTPEQYKEKMQRRKAIQEERLAEKIAEKGLIIVNTGDGKGKTTAALGMVLRSLGHGYKVAVVQFIKGAWEPAEQKIFSVWGEQIEFYAMGEGFTWETQDRERDIEKAQEAWQKALTFLENPQYKLILLDEINIALKFGYLDIQEVIAGLARKPANCHVILTGRGALPELIEIADLVTEMKLIKHPFRQQGVKAQPGIEF from the coding sequence ATGCAACTGACTCCCGAACAATACAAAGAAAAAATGCAGCGCCGCAAGGCAATCCAAGAAGAACGTTTAGCCGAAAAAATTGCTGAAAAAGGTTTAATTATCGTTAATACCGGCGATGGTAAGGGAAAAACCACGGCAGCCCTCGGTATGGTTTTACGTTCCCTCGGTCATGGTTACAAAGTGGCGGTGGTACAATTCATCAAAGGTGCTTGGGAACCTGCCGAACAAAAGATTTTTAGTGTTTGGGGGGAACAAATCGAGTTTTATGCTATGGGGGAAGGTTTCACCTGGGAAACCCAAGATAGGGAAAGAGATATAGAGAAAGCCCAAGAAGCATGGCAAAAAGCCCTAACTTTTCTCGAAAATCCCCAATATAAATTAATTTTACTCGATGAGATCAATATCGCCCTTAAATTCGGTTATCTGGATATTCAGGAAGTTATCGCTGGTTTAGCCCGAAAACCCGCTAATTGTCACGTTATTCTCACTGGTAGAGGAGCCTTACCCGAATTAATCGAGATAGCGGATTTAGTCACGGAAATGAAGTTAATTAAACATCCCTTTCGTCAACAGGGAGTAAAAGCGCAACCCGGCATCGAATTTTAA